Proteins co-encoded in one uncultured Draconibacterium sp. genomic window:
- a CDS encoding glycoside hydrolase family 2 TIM barrel-domain containing protein: MNKIVLVYIFIGLLAFTSCKNNQTVVDNRIPFDFDWKFALNDHPGAEQPGFDDSGWRVLDVPHDFSIEQPFDSAYTTGAGGGYTYCGIGWYRKQFVTEKEYADKKLWILFDGVYRNSEVWINGHFLGIRPYGYSSFYYELTPYLNPVGENNLIAVKVNTSEQPNSRWYTGSGIYRHVWLVAKNKLHINQWGVFARTVEADKSSARVDISIEVNNDKNADQPCFVVTRFFDSEGKQVAQSETDVDDKAGKQQTIEQSIRLDSPELWSIEQPSLYRLQVEVRSGDEVVDSYSTAFGVRTFQFDPNKGFSLNGKHVKLKGVNNHHDGGPLGAAVLDYTHKRQLTILKEMGCNALRMSHNPPSPELLAYADSLGFVVIDEIFDEWMDGKTAHGYAPHFEEWYERDVANWIRRDRNHASVIAWSIGNELREQYNKENAQKIIPMLLDAARKHDSTRPFTLACNEIVNFNSFGVLDLLDIVGYNYQEAFYKEDHEKYPSRVIFGSETVMYPYHDHKAWQMRSYRQWLDGQLEDYVAGEFLWTGFDYLGESGIGHVGTGFEFWKTWPNWPWRGADCGVIDICGNPKPGYWFRKTLWNDEPMVYIAVQTDPSARKRNFASFWNWPRVEAHWNHETVGDTLAVHVYTNVPDVELKLNGKSLGTRSWDLKNEAFLFWEVAYEPGKLEAVGKTNDGKTVTFAVQTAGEPAKIVLSPDRQTINANKQDLSYVTVQLLDANDVPVPFADNLIEFEVSGAGKLLAVGNGNQQSHTPFKGEKMEAYLGKCLAVIQSTDKKGEISITARSKGLPEVRATLIAE, encoded by the coding sequence ATGAACAAAATAGTACTGGTTTACATATTTATTGGCCTCTTGGCATTCACATCATGTAAAAACAATCAAACGGTGGTTGACAACAGGATTCCTTTTGATTTCGATTGGAAGTTTGCCTTAAACGATCATCCTGGTGCCGAGCAGCCCGGTTTTGATGATTCGGGCTGGCGTGTACTGGACGTTCCGCATGATTTTAGTATCGAACAACCCTTCGACTCGGCCTACACCACCGGTGCAGGAGGCGGTTACACGTACTGTGGAATTGGCTGGTACCGAAAACAGTTTGTTACGGAAAAGGAGTATGCTGACAAGAAACTATGGATTTTGTTCGACGGCGTATACCGCAACAGCGAGGTATGGATTAATGGTCACTTCCTCGGAATTCGTCCTTATGGTTATTCTTCCTTTTATTATGAGCTCACACCCTATTTGAACCCGGTAGGCGAAAACAACCTGATTGCGGTTAAGGTAAATACTTCCGAACAGCCCAATTCTCGTTGGTACACGGGCTCGGGCATTTATCGGCATGTTTGGCTTGTGGCAAAAAATAAGCTGCACATCAACCAGTGGGGGGTGTTTGCCCGCACTGTTGAAGCCGACAAAAGCAGTGCCAGGGTTGATATTTCTATAGAAGTGAACAACGATAAAAATGCTGATCAGCCTTGTTTCGTGGTAACACGGTTTTTCGATTCTGAAGGTAAGCAGGTTGCCCAATCGGAAACCGATGTTGATGATAAAGCCGGTAAGCAGCAAACGATCGAACAAAGTATTCGGCTCGACAGTCCGGAATTGTGGTCCATCGAACAACCCAGCTTGTACCGCTTGCAGGTCGAAGTAAGGAGCGGTGATGAGGTGGTGGATAGCTACTCTACGGCTTTTGGTGTCAGGACTTTCCAATTCGACCCCAATAAGGGTTTTTCGCTTAACGGTAAGCATGTAAAACTAAAAGGAGTAAACAATCACCACGATGGCGGACCGTTGGGTGCTGCCGTTTTGGACTACACCCATAAACGGCAACTAACTATTTTAAAAGAAATGGGATGCAATGCCTTAAGAATGAGTCATAATCCGCCATCGCCCGAACTGCTTGCTTATGCTGACAGCCTGGGATTTGTGGTGATAGACGAGATTTTTGACGAGTGGATGGATGGCAAAACGGCTCACGGTTACGCCCCTCATTTTGAAGAATGGTACGAACGGGATGTGGCAAACTGGATTAGGCGCGACAGGAACCACGCATCGGTAATTGCGTGGAGCATTGGCAACGAATTGCGCGAACAATACAACAAGGAAAATGCGCAGAAAATTATTCCCATGCTGCTGGATGCCGCCAGGAAACACGACAGCACGCGTCCTTTCACATTGGCCTGCAACGAAATTGTAAACTTCAACTCCTTTGGTGTGCTTGATTTGCTCGATATTGTAGGGTACAACTACCAGGAAGCTTTTTATAAGGAAGACCATGAAAAATACCCCAGCCGGGTGATTTTTGGTTCAGAAACGGTGATGTACCCATACCACGATCACAAAGCTTGGCAAATGCGATCGTACCGGCAATGGCTCGATGGCCAGTTAGAGGATTATGTTGCTGGCGAATTCTTGTGGACAGGCTTCGACTATCTTGGCGAATCCGGTATTGGGCACGTGGGTACGGGCTTTGAGTTCTGGAAAACATGGCCCAACTGGCCCTGGCGTGGTGCCGATTGCGGCGTGATAGACATTTGCGGCAATCCAAAACCCGGCTATTGGTTCCGTAAAACGTTATGGAACGATGAGCCTATGGTTTATATCGCCGTACAAACCGATCCTTCTGCGCGTAAAAGAAACTTTGCTTCGTTTTGGAACTGGCCCAGGGTTGAAGCCCATTGGAACCACGAAACTGTTGGTGATACGCTGGCCGTTCATGTATATACTAATGTGCCTGATGTGGAATTAAAGCTAAACGGAAAATCGTTGGGCACCCGCAGTTGGGATCTGAAGAACGAGGCTTTCCTGTTTTGGGAAGTAGCTTATGAACCCGGAAAATTGGAAGCTGTTGGGAAGACAAATGATGGTAAAACCGTCACTTTTGCTGTGCAAACAGCTGGTGAACCTGCGAAAATAGTGCTCAGTCCTGATCGTCAGACGATTAATGCCAATAAACAGGATTTGAGCTATGTAACGGTTCAACTGCTCGATGCCAATGACGTTCCTGTACCGTTTGCCGACAATCTGATCGAGTTTGAAGTGAGCGGCGCCGGAAAGCTGTTGGCCGTAGGCAATGGCAACCAGCAAAGTCACACCCCTTTTAAAGGCGAAAAAATGGAAGCTTACCTGGGAAAATGCCTTGCTGTAATACAATCAACCGACAAGAAAGGAGAAATAAGCATTACAGCCAGAAGTAAGGGACTTCCGGAAGTAAGGGCTACGCTGATAGCAGAATAA
- a CDS encoding alpha-L-fucosidase gives MNKLKRTLKIASLTAIGCTLLMCAPKKSEQKVNAYEPIWESLAQHNTEPEWFKDAKLGIYFHWGIYSVPAYSSEWYPAWMYYTNLEEGHWGAAIRDHHVKTYGSDFDYHDFIPMFKAEHFSAAQWADLFQKAGARFAGLVVQHHDGFAMWDSDINPWNVADMGPEKDVAGELLSELKKRDMQTITTFHHARNLQRYANDSAHWANSGQVGFNSHFAYDPNGITSTKDEKFKYLYGNIPADEFYDRWLGQVNEVVDKYAPDMIWFDSWLDMIPEEYRQKMVAHHYNTAVSRGQEPTTFYKQEDLPDSVALVDIEQGGKTDISEKYWLTDITISDGSWCYTNGLKYKKADLIIRNMIDVWSKKGVVLLNVSPMVNGIIPQEQQDVLISIGEWIKNHEEAVYNTRVHSIFGYGIAEFEKGHFGGQSATMKYTKDDIRFAKSKNGNTLYIYLLGLPDPDKEIELEHVFETNQGQDISGVSVVGSGVELKWSVSGKKLRVATPNAESMDEIATVLKVEFM, from the coding sequence ATGAATAAACTTAAGAGAACTTTAAAAATAGCAAGTCTGACTGCTATAGGCTGTACTTTGCTTATGTGTGCCCCCAAAAAATCCGAACAAAAAGTGAATGCTTACGAGCCAATCTGGGAATCGTTGGCGCAGCACAACACTGAACCGGAATGGTTTAAAGATGCCAAACTTGGGATTTATTTCCATTGGGGCATTTACTCAGTGCCCGCATACAGTTCCGAATGGTATCCGGCATGGATGTATTATACCAACCTTGAAGAGGGACACTGGGGTGCTGCTATTCGCGACCATCACGTAAAAACCTATGGCTCTGATTTTGATTATCATGATTTTATACCCATGTTCAAAGCCGAACATTTTAGTGCTGCACAGTGGGCTGATCTGTTTCAAAAAGCAGGAGCCAGATTTGCCGGCCTTGTTGTGCAACATCACGATGGTTTCGCCATGTGGGACAGCGATATAAATCCATGGAATGTTGCTGATATGGGGCCTGAAAAGGACGTTGCGGGGGAGCTTTTGTCGGAGCTGAAAAAGCGCGATATGCAAACGATCACGACCTTTCATCATGCCCGAAACCTGCAACGTTATGCCAACGACAGTGCCCATTGGGCCAATAGCGGTCAGGTTGGTTTTAATAGTCATTTCGCGTACGACCCGAATGGAATTACAAGTACTAAAGATGAAAAATTTAAATACCTGTACGGCAACATTCCCGCTGATGAGTTTTATGACCGTTGGCTGGGACAAGTGAACGAGGTCGTTGACAAATATGCGCCCGATATGATTTGGTTCGATTCGTGGTTGGATATGATCCCTGAAGAATATCGGCAAAAAATGGTGGCCCATCATTATAATACTGCAGTAAGCCGGGGCCAGGAACCGACAACTTTTTATAAGCAGGAAGACCTGCCTGACAGCGTTGCATTGGTTGATATTGAGCAGGGCGGAAAAACTGATATTTCGGAAAAATACTGGCTGACAGATATCACCATTAGTGATGGTAGCTGGTGTTATACCAATGGACTGAAATACAAAAAAGCCGATTTGATAATCCGAAATATGATTGATGTTTGGAGTAAAAAGGGAGTAGTACTTTTAAATGTTTCCCCGATGGTAAATGGCATCATTCCGCAAGAACAGCAAGACGTTTTAATAAGCATTGGTGAATGGATTAAGAACCACGAAGAAGCCGTTTACAATACACGCGTTCATTCAATTTTTGGCTACGGAATAGCTGAATTTGAGAAGGGACATTTTGGAGGACAATCAGCTACCATGAAATACACTAAGGATGATATCCGGTTTGCAAAATCGAAAAACGGAAATACCCTGTATATTTATTTATTGGGCTTGCCCGATCCGGATAAAGAAATCGAATTGGAACATGTATTTGAGACAAACCAGGGACAGGATATCTCAGGTGTTAGTGTGGTTGGAAGCGGCGTTGAGTTGAAATGGTCGGTCAGCGGAAAAAAATTAAGGGTAGCAACACCTAACGCAGAATCCATGGATGAAATTGCAACCGTTCTCAAAGTTGAGTTTATGTAG